The sequence below is a genomic window from Anopheles cruzii chromosome 3, idAnoCruzAS_RS32_06, whole genome shotgun sequence.
AATAAATGCATGCATAGAAAGAGACAAGAATGCCATAATCTTAAGGAAATTTTACTATAGAAGACGTGGAGttttgaagaataaatcaGACATCATTAGactacggaacgctctggtcttAAGTCTTTTACTCTTGGATCGTTTGATCCCGCTAGTGAGATCCCTCCGGGTGTTGACTGCATACAttcgtttgcaccactccgtcggaaaccaatcttctctcgaggcctccacgatcaggtagtagtacccatctaccctgtccgtcccaggccaaaagagtcgattaaGAAACGGTTTCAAGGTGTTGACAAAAAGATCGCaactggtaagtgaacgcgaaATCATGTAAATTGTaaattgattgcattttttctCAACAGAACAACGATAAAAACAAGggtgaaaaattactttaaGTAAAAATCATCCCGCTAAATTATTCAGCCTCATTAGGCTCTTCCAGCACACCACGCTTCAGTTGCAGAAAATACAACTTCACCGAAACTCACCTCTCCCAGTTCCTGTCGGTTGTCAGTGGAATTTTGCAAGCCGTTAAGTTCAAGCTATTAGAACACGCCATTTTATCTCTGCTGTGGAACATCGTATAATTTGTTAAGTGCGCCGTATTAGtcaaatttatcaaacattttcaAGAGAGAATTTGAGtgagattttgtttgaaagTGAAGTCGTTGAATTCGAAGTAcgaagtttttcttttgtgtcTTTTGTGTCCAATTTTGCGTGTTAACCCGAAATTGGTCAAGTGATTCAAGAGGAGTGCTGCGGCGAGGAGCGAATCGAATCAATGTAAGtgatgtttgttatttttgctTATGATcaacataattaattatttgtaTTTAATTGCTAACGGTTGCTATATTTCAATACTCCTCCTCAAACGGTGCGTCCTAGTCGTCTGTTAAACCCAGTAATGAAGAGAAGTTGTTAGTGTTTAACTGTCCCTAGAGCTTTGATTAATATATTCGCCCTCATATGTCTTTCTGATCTCGATCTAGGTAGTACCCTCCTCCTTGCACTACTGCGAATGGTCGGAAACGACCTCCTTGCCAGCGGTTTTTTCGTCCGAATTTCCCGCCCCTTGGGTGCTACCGCTAGTGGTAGGGCAACTCAATCAGCAGGGCGCGGCACAGTTTCTGCAACTGCGCCAGCTGACGTGCCGTTTTCGTGAACTGTTTTTcacgatcgatccgatcaTCCAGCACCTTCTGCACGTTGTCGTTGCTCGATTCCCAACGTGCTTTCCACGccatcgtttcgttttccagtCCCATTAGCCGCTTGAAGACGATCTCGTACTTTTCGTCAAGCGTCATCCTGATCGCTTTTTCCCGCTGTTTGTTCTCGCGCAGTAGCTTTTTGGCTTCGGCGTTACTGCGCAGTTTCCCGTTGGACAGTTCCATGTAAGGCTAGCTCACAACGTCTATTTCGTCCATATGTGACCTCCATTCGTCCCCCAGAGAACGCCGTCATTCCTAGGGAATAATCTAAAAAGCATTTGggtattgttttactttccctTACAGGCCTGGTACTTGAAGACGGTTCGCTGCTTTTGTCTCTCTCCTCTGCTTTCCGAGCTCCGTGTTGATGCACACATGCTTGCCACTTGCTGGTATTGTTCTCAAACACTACGTGGTCGCGCGGCGCAAGCCCGGTTTCCGGGGATCCGCATTCTCACCCGATCGAGAGAACTGTTTCCGAGAAACATCCCGGACGTGTTGCGGTGACAAAGAAGTTCGGGTGAAATTCGTTGCTGTCGCCGTTATCATCGGTGTCGCGGCCTTTGTAACAGTACCAACTGTTTTCACCttatttttcttcggttttctgCCCGCTGCTCCGACTAATCCACCAACTGATGTGGTGCGCTTTTTGCGTCAGGCGATCCAACTATGCCTACCGCGCCGGTATTGGTTcatccggtcccggtctgCGGCCTTGCCGTGTGCCACACCACTTTTTAGCTTTAGCAAGCTTCCATGGCTTAAATGACCCTTTCTTTGGTGCAAAATTTTTCCTGTCGTTCCAGTTCCACGCCAACACAGATGTAcgtttctgttttaatttgtaAAAATCGTTCTCGCGGCCTCCGGTGGCAATCACCTTGCCGTCGGAGTTGATCACTTCGCATCCCTTTTGCTTGAATATTACTGTGTGGCCTTGATCGGTAATCTTGCTCACTGATAGCAAACTAAGAACCAACTCTCTGGTATCAAATCGATGGTTTTTACTTCGATTGTGTTCTCATTGCAGGTTGATCTTAGCAGTGCAGATCCTTCCGCGACTTCATAAATGCGTTCTTTATTTGCTGCGTATATGGTACTCTTTGTTTCTCTCAACTTGTTAAGCGTCGTTTTATTATTGGTAAGGTGTTTTACGCATCTTGAGTCGAAAAACAAATCTTTATCGTTCGTGGTGTCTGGTATCGACAGCACCGTGCAAAACGCGTCCTTTCTTTGTCGCGAGGCACCGATGTGACCAATTTTTCCACATCGCCAACATTTCGGTCCTTTGCCTTTCTGTGCATTCGCGTCATTATGACGCCCGTTTGACCATTTCTGCGCAGATTATAATGCCGGTTCTGCCGGTTCACCATATTTGTCTCCGTTTCTTGGAGCAATTTGGTCCTTTTCAAATCACCTGTTATTTCGAGACCCGTATTTTCTAGCCCCATTACCATCGGTCGATACTCTTCTGCCTCTAGACCTGCCAACAATAACATTCCgatccatttatcgtttaaCGGGAATCCGATCCCAATTAGCTGGTGCGCGGTAGCGATCTTCTGATTTACGTACGATCATCCGATTTCCATCGAACCGCAATTAACCAAATTGGTTGTTATCAATTTGTGCAGCAGCGAGCACTGACGCGTTAAACCCGTGTCCTCAAATGTGTTAGAGAGTTTTCTCCTCCACCGCGGGGTTTTTCCAACGCAGAGACGACCGGCGCGACAACTGCAGCAACAAtagcaccgaaaaacccaccataaaTGAATGAAGCCCTTCCCAGCAATGAAATGCaatgaatgaataatgaaGCCCTACCCAGCAGTTACCTGGGATCGCAACACGGAAGGACGACGGCGCTTTGGTCCTTTaggacacaccaccaaccgaggGGTTTTCCCAACACAGCGAGACGATCGGCGACTGCAGGGGTAAACTAACGACACAAGATGCAGCGTTGAGAACGGGCAAGACGATCTCGGGTagcgacggcaccgacggaaCGCGGAGGTCGAATGTATAAAAAGCAATAGAATGTAATAAACAAAATCAGTCGCTATACAGAAATCAGTCGCTATACACGAATCACGGAGaccgtttcaattttttgtgaGTGCAACAACGACGGGTGGTGTACAAGGTGGATAGTGTAAGATCCCAATTGGAGTCGGTTACACTAGAACACCCACTGCTTCGTTCGATCCGCGTTCCAACGCCATCACTTCACGTACGTTAATCCGTTCGGCACTTGCACTTTTACCGTAACTTGCTTTGGGCCCGTAACCTGTTAGCAGAGCGTAGTTTTGAGCAGGGAGTGAGGTCACTCTCGTCGGACGATCTCCTCGACTTAGAACTTAGAGGACCCTTAGGGCGGACACGTTGCCGCGGTCGACCAACCCCTATAAACTCAGTTATACTCAccatatttttatgtttttttcttgttgcagAATGTCATCGCAGAAGCAGAAGGCCGACGACCATGAAGCAGGACCGAGTTCGGGACATGGGGCAGAGTTGGACATCGAGATACAACCGGGGATCGGATCTGATGAATTCTGGTTTCGGGGTTTAAGTAAGTACGCCTGCCTGTTAAATGTATTTAATTAGATTTACATCATATTTACATTATCATAAAATTACACatttatatttacattacatttACATTACCATTACAGAAGTCGGAATTCTTGCTAACCTAGCCAGCGACACCAAAGAGGCCGCATTTGATGTCCACGTCGGAGTGGTGCCGTTCGACCTCAACCCCTCAAAACCCAATTTCCAATCTTGGATAATTCAAGGACGGCTACACGAAGGGATAAAACCACCGGGCGATCCTTTTGTCGTCGCCGTGTTTGCTGGCGACGGTAAGCCTTCGCGGGAGCAGTTCCTCGCCCCTGTTATCAACGAGGCACGTCAGTTGTGCGAATCACCATTGATGGTGAATGGTAAACGGATAAGCCTCAAATTCCGGGGAATTCTGACCAGCCCTGCCACACGGGCATATGTCACAGGTAGATTTCGCATGGCGACATCCATTAGTTATACactaataaaatgtatttttctaaTTACAGGTATAGAACCACTATGCGGCACAGAGGGGTGCACAGATTGCGGATTGTGCATAAAGTGTGGAGAAACGTTCCGCTGCGAGAACATGACGTCCTCCCCAACTACAgcggaccgaaccggaagaCGACATTTCGTACCAAACGAGGGTTGTTGTGCTAAATCGCCTTCGGCTAGCAAGAAGAGTAATGCCAAAGGTGGGGCATCGCACCGGGATACGGAACCCTCTTCTCCACGGCGAAAACCATGATGTCCTTGATGACCTGTTTTATCTCTTTGTCCGACGGCGCTTTGTAGCGGTACATTTTTCCTTATCATATCCTTTACCGTCCTGGACAACGTAACTTGATGTTCTTTTCTCGGTCGAGATGGAAGGCAAGTGAATTCTCGTTCGGATTTTCTACTTCTATATATATCCACCACTTTGTCTCTTTTGATTTTCGACGACTCCATCCTTAACATGCACATGAGGATCGGTGCAAGATTTTCCACTTCAATTCAAGATACGGCATCTGGAATAATAGTTTCGACTTAAGTTGCGTAAGAGGTAGTCATAACGTTTTAAGATCTCCTTTCAAACCTTAATGAGGCCTCAATTGCGTTATTGAAAGCCTAAAACACTTGCGCCGAAGCACTCGCTGAAAACTCAACGTCAACGTTAATCATTCATTCGGCATGTCCCCGTGTGACGCTAAACTTTTGAGGTCTTACGTAAGACTGTAGCTGTCAGTACACGGTTCCATACCCTGTAGTAGCAAATAGATTCAATCCATAAATTACTAATCCGATTGACCCACTGGTCGATCTTGTTCTCTCGTATATCTATAAGTATCGCACCACTACAGGTGAAATAAGATTAGAATGTTTAGCTCACAATTCCCATTCAATGCGTTTGAGGAATACATCAAATTTGTGAGAGCTAAGTTTTTCGTGAATTAATGAGACCAGAGAAGAGTccaaaatggaaataaattaaatcactgcttGATAAAAACGATCAGGATCTTAATCGTCTTTATTACCCCCAAACGATCATATTACAAAATTCGGTGAATTTTCTATCATTTGTAAGTATGTTTGTGATATCCATTAATCCATTGGTTTTCAAGCGAATTACGAAAGCTGCATAACTTTTAACAATTATACACAAATAAGACGATTGTCGCCAACCTTCAAAACGTTAAACGACATGCAATGCATGGTTTTCAGCTGCATGGTTGCAATGCATGGCAATGCACTGCATTGCATTGCAATGCACTGACCGTAACATCTCAGAAAACAAATCTCCCGCAAACGGCGATCTGTCGACACCGAATCGCAAGAAAGGAAGGGCatcatttgtttacaaacccAGAAACGACTTCCTTTTCATCGGACGCTTTCCTCCCAGAGCGGGCTTTACGAATCGCTCATCGAAGTTCGCGGGCGAGGCTGTGCCATACAGCTGTAGCAAACATTCAAACGATGACACGAGCATCAACACGAAGATGCATCGCCACAACGTAGCCAGGGACGGCCGTGGGGCTTGTTAAAGGCACATAAAAACCCAGAATTCAGACAGCAACACGCACCGTTAGTCGCAAATTGCTTGCTATTCCCTGTTCTTGCAAGGGCATGTTCCAATTCAACAAGATTCAGCACTCGAAGAATGATTTCTCATCACGATGCTAAGGAAGGAAGCTCCGGGATGAGTTTGATAAAACGGTTCTGTGCAAGGAGGGGTCAGCAGACCCTTCGGATTAGACGTAACACGCACGGTCTTTGATTAATACTATTAATATCATGTTTATTCATATGGAAATGTTTATGTGATTAAACTTACGATCACAAGCCTCTTTGATCCATCCGATCCGTCAATTGCCTTTACCCTAGCTAACGTGTGTGTAATGGATAGAGCTTTGTGCATTAGTATTGCGTTGGAGAAACTGTGCAGAAGCCACCACTCTCTGTTATTGGGTTAGTCGTACGTATATCTAATGTGGTAAGGAATAGGAAGAGTTGTCCTCTCGAAAGAGAGCCGAAGgacgaaatggcgaaatgggAAGGAATGGTAACTACTGCGGTTCACTATATTGGCGGCGGTCCGTTCGGATAGCGTAGCATCGGTTCGAGGCTGCGCGCAAAGTTGTTGGCCAACGTGCAGGAGTACGTATCGTATCTATCGTATCGTTAACGTATCTTCTGCACTGCAAGCATAACAGAAGATTGCATCTTACTGTGGCCCTAAAACTACACAGGCGAATAAAGTACGAAATGAGAACTAGTAATTACTTTGTACTGGAATCGTGTGCCGTTGCTAATGGCGGATGGTGGCGGGCTCCGTTCTGCTGctaatttatttgctttatttagAATTGgtgaagcagaagaagcaacgtttttttgtatgaaagaaacacaaatcgaaaacaaagaaaagagaaagaaaatagaaaatcgagTAAATTTCCAATTCATCACTCGGCAAACCGGCCCCGGCTGACTGCTACGATCGTCACACACAAATGGTCGCCCGGGAAAAGGATCAGGGATCGAAGGGATCGCGATGAGTTGAGACAGGGAAACGAAAACCCAACCGTGTGCTGGCACCCTTCAGTCTTCCGCAGCACAAGGTGCACACGAGCACTACATAGTTGCTGAAATTGCAAAACGCTTTAAGACCCCTCCgaaggagcaactatgtccgtTTCACGCGACAATTTCCAAAATAGCGTCATAAGCAATACAGATAAGCTACGAATTCTAAGAACGTTAGGCCCAAGCCATAGaacgcgatcgaccgatcggttcaaccgttcttgagttataagtgCCGTAACGGAAACGATtttcttctatatatatagatttttttcattattcacTCGGCAGATCGGCTCTCTTCAGACTAAAAAATTCGTCGAGTTACCGTTACAACGGTTCATTCATTATTTAAACGCTGCTTTTAATTCCATTATTCCAATACATTCTAACCAAGGTATCAGCTTAATAATCTTAATAATAGTCTCAATATCCTAAACAAAACTAAGTAACTGACGCATTATCCATATtctctttccctttctttGGCTTGAAATTGCGCCTGGCCGACGGTACTCGTAACACCCGCGTACTGCGCTTCGACGCTCTCTGTAGCAGGTTCTTCAGATCGAACGCACAACGTTCGTAGGAATATGTTGGATCGGATTGCTGCACCAAGATGCTGAGAAGCCTGAGCGTTTCCCTGTACTTACGAAACGCTATTTTCCGCTCGTCCGTTACCGAGAAACCCGTCCACAAGCAACCGCTTATGAAGTGCCTGGTGAAAAAATCGTCGATCAGCCGTAGAAGCACTGTCCTTCCGTTCCCCTGGTACCTCTCGTACGGGTActtggaaagaaaatgttcCTTGGCATCCGTCACAAAAgcatcgccggccgccgcaacTTCCAGGTTCCTTAAGTCGTCCTCCGTTTTGACGGGCAAAAAACTGTGGGAGAACGGACGGGCCAGTGCTTCGGGCGGATCCGATGTGGACTGCAGATCGTCGTTCCACGTCGATGCCAATGTAGCCCGCACTTCTTCCCGCAGACCATTGAAGCCCGCGCTCATGCCCGTGACTAATTCATCAACACTATTGGCAATCATGCCCAGCTGCCGCGTTATAATCCGGAGCGTCTCAGTTGTTGAGCTTATGAAGTCGTTTAATGTTGTTTCTTCAACCATGGctagaaagaaaacaaatgtgtTATTATCGTTTAAGAGGTTCGAAGCCTCTTTGAACAATGCCACACACGGATATTAATACCGTCGTGAACGAACGAGTTCACGTTCGAACGTTCACGAGTCGTGAACTATCCAACTGCCATCACCACTGTTGCTACTGTCCACCGCCAcggcgtcctcgtcgtcggcataGCCATCTTCGGATAACGGAGTATCGGCTAATTCGGGCAGGTAGTCAGGAACATTTGGCCAGGTGGAGGGGCCGGGAGTTACAGCATATTGTCGATCCCACTTCTCTTCCAATAGCATTCTCCGCCGCTCGGTATTCGCCCGTCGTGTTCCCCGTTTTCGTTCCCTTCTGGCGTTGTCTTTATCCAATTTGGTACATTCCATCATATTGTATCGATCCAATTCATCAGCAGTTACCTTTGGAGCCGCACTTTTCTTTGAAGCCATAATATCGCACTCACGCGAAGCAGCGAACGCAAATTTACCCTGTGGGATGGAAATTCGTGGTTggtggaaaaatcaaaaccgtcgaagaaaaacataaacaagcCGAGAATGAGCTGAGCTGTCAAATGAGCTGAGTTGTCAAATGAGCTGAGCTGTCAAATGCCAAATGAGTtcagtttgttttggtttctttccTGGCTTCTGAAAAAAGTTTAGTTCGTAAAACTTTGTTCTCTTATGAATTAGTGCGGCTGCGGCAAACTCCGGAAAAATACGGATAAACCAGCAGATGCAAGCTGTTAAAGTGCAGGTGGCAACCGATTTTTCTAATCAAGTGCTACTGCCGTTCCCGTCCGTTCGTGTCCCATCTTTCGGCTGATCATTATGAGCAAAGTGGTCCTCGTCACCGGTGGAACCGGTCTTATCGGAAAGGCTCTCGAGACGGTTATCAACGAAGAGAAACCCGGCGACGAGCGATGGATTTTCGTCGGATCAAAAGATGCTGACCTAACGTAAGTCAGCACCGGGAAATGCTGTTACTGTCGCTCAATAAGTGTCTCTGCTGGCTTGCAGTGACCTCTCATCGACGCGCCAAATGTTCGAAAAGTACCGACCAACGCACGTGATCCACCTGGCCGCGATGGTTGGCGGGCTGTTTCACAACATGAACAACAATCTCGACTTCCTGCGTAAAAATATGTTCATCAACGACAACATTCTGTTGCTGAGCCACGAACTGGGAGTCAGAAAGGTGGTGTCTTGTCTGTCAACCTGCATTTTTCCCGACGTTACCACTTATCCCATCGACGAAACAATGGTTCGTACACGACAGGAGGGTCCGTGGATGGCAGTAAAGACTGTTTATCGCCCCGCTAGATACACAACGGACCACCGCACGAATCCAACTTCGGGTATAGCTACGCCAAGCGATTGATCGACATCACGAACCGGGCCTACAATCAGCAGTACGGCTCTATGTTTACCTCCGTCGTGCCTTGTAACGTGTTTGGACCGCACGATAACTTCGTCCCGGGTGTAAGCCATGTCATTCCCGGCATGATACACCGTCTTCACGAACTTATGTATCTTAAAGATCCCGATGTACGTCCCAATGTTTGTGCGGAAACACGTTCAATGCCATTAATTTAATTGCCTCCATTTTAGCAACCGCAAGAGAGCAAAGTGTTCTCCGTCTACGGAACCGGCAAACCGCTCCGGCAGTTCATTTACTCGCTCGATCTCGCCAAGCTGTTCGTTTGGGTGCTCCGCCACTACGAAAGCGTTGAACCGATCGTTCTGTCCGTCGACGAATCGTCCGAAGTGTCCATCGCCCAGCTGGCCGAGTCGCTGGTCAGTGCGTTCGGGTTCAAGGGTCAACTCAAGTTCGACACCAGCAAAGCCGACGGACAGTACAAGAAGACGGCATCGAACGCGAAACTACGCCGCCTGTTGCCCGATTTCCAGTTTACCGATTTTGATTTCGCAATCCGAAACACGGTCAAATGGTACATTGACCATTACGAGCATGCCAGAAAGTGAACCGGGCGAACCTCATCTCCTCGTTTgtgatttctttctttcggcaGCAAATAAAACCACAGCCCAATGGGAAATTATTTCCTAAAAACGATGAAAGCTTACGCTATTTATTATGTACAGGTAATTAAATAATATTACAGATATCAAAAGAATAGTAACGTTACGCTATACTTTTACTTCACGCCCTGTCCACGAATATGCTTCCCGGATCAGGCCGTTCCCCTATCTGTGGATTTGACGATTGTGATTCCTCCTCGACCGCGGTGCGCGTCAAAGCAAACTCCTGGTAACTGGTACTCTAaacgggttgtgtgtgtgtgtgtgtgtgtgttaggggTCGGAATCTCCTGGAACAGTGTATCCTACCGACCAATGCCACGGAACGCTTACGGAATTGATTCCGCGCGTGGCTTTGGAGTGTGTGGAATTGATGAGCTTATGGAAAGTATTGTCATGCGTTGCTATCCACCACTGTATCCCTGGGCCACGGTGGATCCGGATACGAGCGCCGTTTACTATCACTATCGGTGCAGAGACAAGAACTCAAAATGGGACGGGATGATGGGTGTCTTAGTGTGTGTCGGCGGTTCACTTAAAATCTATCCATAAGCAGCGCTAAAGGGCATGAAACGAGCGTGAAACACTGATGCAGCTTAGGGGGATAAGCGATCGCGTTACATGGGCGTGTGTGGTGAAGGGAAAGGGCGTTTCGCCCGAAGGACGTTTGGTCCTCCTTGGGGCAAGAAAACTCGCTTAACTCGATAGAGGGCAACGCACCGAGACAAGGATCTCCCGACGCTGAGGCGAATGTTGGGCCTGGTAATGTGGTATGGTGTATGGGCTAgtgttggttggtttcgtGTGGtagtgttggtggtggtgcatgtGGGGATCACTATCACTGGGTGTTAGTAGGCTGTGGGGCTGTGGCGCCCTCGCCGCCCGCGTTTAGAATGGGGGCAGGTACTTGTTGTTGTACGCTGGGCCCTGAGTGGACTGGAGCTGCACTCGCGTCACCTGCGGACTGTTGGCCGCGGTCTGGTAGGTCGGGCCCGGGGTGAGGAACTGGCTCGGGTTCTTGAGCGCCTGCTTGAGCCACTGCACGTCGATGTTGGAGAACGAAACGATCTGATCCGGCCGGTTGCAACCGTTCTCGGACGAGTAGACACCCTTCAGGTAGTAGGTACCGCTCGTGTCGGCACAGGCCAGCGCACTGCCCACGTCCACCTCGCACGCGTCGCCGGTCGGACGGCCCGCGATGTGCGATTCCGGGGTGAATCCGTTGGCCTGCAGCTGACTTTGACTTTCCGCTTCCGATAGCAGCGAGATGGGCGTCTGCTGCATCAGAGCGTTTGAAATGTGAACTGTAAATGGCACAATAatggtcagtcagtcagtcagtgagACGCGAAAACTCGCCAAGCTCTGGCGGCAGAGGGTCTTACTTCGAAGCACTTCCTTGCCCCAGCCCGTGGTGACACAGTTTTCGTACGACGCACTCGGCACCACGTCGTTCTCATCCAGGCAGATGGCGCCGATGTGCGTATCGAAGCGCAGAGGCGCCTCCAGGATCAGCATGGCCACGTCGTAGTTCAGGTTGGTCGGATTGTACGCCGGGTGGTACACGATGTCCTTGACGTTCACGATCTGGAATGTTTTCGGTTCCGCATCCACTCCTAGGCGCCATTCGCCTCCCTTGATCTGGATCGTGCGTGGGTTCAGTCTGCAAGTGATCAAAAGACGATCAGCGGGCCGTACTTTACACGCTCTGACCCCTCTGCTACTGAGCCACAGCCGATGCGTACCCATAAACACAGTTAGCGGCCGTGACAACGGTGTTGTCCGAAATGATGGCTCCACCGCACAGCAGACTCTTGTTCGTCTGAAGCAGCACCATCGCCTGCCACGGGAACTCACCGAAGCCGGTTCCGAGGGGTCCTGCGCCCCGTGGTTGGGTGTTCTGTAAGTACACAAAAGGGCAACCGGTTTGGATGATGAAAATGGCCATTCTTTCCGCCCTTAAAAGACCATAACCCGCGAGTGACCTCACAAGACCAACGGATCAACGGATCAACGGATTTCTACATAGTTTCCACATAGATTAACATAACCTCGAATCAAAAGGCACCCGTCAGGTGTCGGTAGCTCCGACTTTATGGCCCCAATAAATCGGTTGACCGGTTGTGTGTCAATAGGCACACACGATGAGGTTTGCCCTTGAGCGCCTTCGACGCGGCCAATCACTTACGTAGTTCCTGGGTGCGCACTGTTGCTGCGTTTTGGTTTCCGATCGCTGGAACGGCCGGAAGCGCGTGCTGCCACTGTTGGTGAACTGCAGTCCGGACTGTCCGGGGACACTGACCCGCTGGGCTGCGGTCGACTGGAAGGAAGCGGACGCAGTTACGCCACGATCGTACTGCGACTTGGGTCGTGTCACTGCCGTCTGGCTGACGAAATGGTTCGGTGCAAACGCCTGGGTGGACGTTACCTGCGACGGGGACGCCTGGATCGGCTCGCCCGGACGCCGTCCGTTACCGTTACCGTTGCCGTTACCGTTGCCGTTCGCCCGGTACGACCCATCGTCGAACGCCGCGTTCAGGATCTCCGGGTTGTACTGACCGAGCTGGCCGACGGGCCATGGATCCACGTAGTCCGGATCGCGGCAGCAGACCCCGGTAAAGCCCCGCCCCAGGTCGCGGCAAGCGGTAACGGGCACGCGGAACAGTTTCTGTTCCTCCGTCAGCACGACGGGCGTCTTCGAGATGACGGCGGTCGACGAGCAGTACTCCTCCTCGGTACACACCATCGCGGCCGAGCATCCTACGGGCGGTAGGGGTGGCGGGGCCGGTGGACCTtgctgtggcggcggctggaAGGGCCGCTGGGTCGTTGGCCGGAGCACGACCGGCGTGTCGTTGGCCGGGTTCGGGATCTCGTCCTGTGGAGGTCTAATCTTGTTAGGGTCGTCGTTGGACGGCGCAGGGACCTCCTCCCGCGGGGGAATGTACTCGTCGCCATGGAACGGTGCGCGCgtggtcggcggtggcggaacgTAGCGGGTGGTCGTCGGGGGCGGCACGTaccgggtggtggtcggtggcggcacgtaccgggtggtggtgggcggtggCACATATCGTGTGGTGGG
It includes:
- the LOC128271140 gene encoding uncharacterized protein LOC128271140, producing the protein MVEETTLNDFISSTTETLRIITRQLGMIANSVDELVTGMSAGFNGLREEVRATLASTWNDDLQSTSDPPEALARPFSHSFLPVKTEDDLRNLEVAAAGDAFVTDAKEHFLSKYPYERYQGNGRTVLLRLIDDFFTRHFISGCLWTGFSVTDERKIAFRKYRETLRLLSILVQQSDPTYSYERCAFDLKNLLQRASKRSTRVLRVPSARRNFKPKKGKENMDNASVT
- the LOC128275580 gene encoding probable GDP-L-fucose synthase, which codes for MSKVVLVTGGTGLIGKALETVINEEKPGDERWIFVGSKDADLTDLSSTRQMFEKYRPTHVIHLAAMVGGLFHNMNNNLDFLRKNMFINDNILLLSHELGVRKVVSCLSTCIFPDVTTYPIDETMIHNGPPHESNFGYSYAKRLIDITNRAYNQQYGSMFTSVVPCNVFGPHDNFVPGVSHVIPGMIHRLHELMYLKDPDQPQESKVFSVYGTGKPLRQFIYSLDLAKLFVWVLRHYESVEPIVLSVDESSEVSIAQLAESLVSAFGFKGQLKFDTSKADGQYKKTASNAKLRRLLPDFQFTDFDFAIRNTVKWYIDHYEHARK
- the LOC128275579 gene encoding inactive serine protease scarface isoform X2, with protein sequence MNHRTRALVGLLCIAGLASAQLNQNYRPEFFSPGQGFQSVSAQISSNNYGGTTVTKTQERTDGGITSKVITTGTITRPFFKQTQVTSDGYNYPVPETIPCYEPNKLCAPNQFCNDGFVDESQLNLFNTNNQNCNSATEQCCKIRPTPATRCPDDSYVCVSPSLCNNGLLNFDAQNAISTRQPAGECYAPEVCCKQQSLLSESTVLTNEGYVVKVPENQYLPPEGQNTVTNIQTAPPPRPPTTPRPPPPPTTRYVPPPTTTRYVPPPTTTRYVPPPTTTRYVPPPPTTRAPFHGDEYIPPREEVPAPSNDDPNKIRPPQDEIPNPANDTPVVLRPTTQRPFQPPPQQGPPAPPPLPPVGCSAAMVCTEEEYCSSTAVISKTPVVLTEEQKLFRVPVTACRDLGRGFTGVCCRDPDYVDPWPVGQLGQYNPEILNAAFDDGSYRANGNGNGNGNGNGRRPGEPIQASPSQVTSTQAFAPNHFVSQTAVTRPKSQYDRGVTASASFQSTAAQRVSVPGQSGLQFTNSGSTRFRPFQRSETKTQQQCAPRNYNTQPRGAGPLGTGFGEFPWQAMVLLQTNKSLLCGGAIISDNTVVTAANCVYGLNPRTIQIKGGEWRLGVDAEPKTFQIVNVKDIVYHPAYNPTNLNYDVAMLILEAPLRFDTHIGAICLDENDVVPSASYENCVTTGWGKEVLRIHISNALMQQTPISLLSEAESQSQLQANGFTPESHIAGRPTGDACEVDVGSALACADTSGTYYLKGVYSSENGCNRPDQIVSFSNIDVQWLKQALKNPSQFLTPGPTYQTAANSPQVTRVQLQSTQGPAYNNKYLPPF
- the LOC128275579 gene encoding mucin-5AC isoform X1, with translation MNHRTRALVGLLCIAGLASAQLNQNYRPEFFSPGQGFQSVSAQISSSNGQFKRQAPGGGGADVIPHDQKKQTTFWWVAPDTPFKATKIGGGVQEPPGAAADGDDAGAAGGGAAGAAAGAAGVAGTSVSQTSAVRTTGQQTTGQAFGAAGATATSVQSTSAARTIGTQTQGFQGAAGTAGTITGGRTTVSKSSTSSTSTFGRGAVAQPGVIAGSTRTSSTTSNTQVSTGTTQPGVGAGGVRTSTIIRQSKTQSTTGVAPVPAPPPPPPSTSILSTTTGIRTDTVTSNVNAPPPTTVGITKQTNVDTQRTDTLQTNLYPGQPGQPGQPGQPGSTSTSTVVGTATRTTGVNPNNYGGTTVTKTQERTDGGITSKVITTGTITRPFFKQTQVTSDGYNYPVPETIPCYEPNKLCAPNQFCNDGFVDESQLNLFNTNNQNCNSATEQCCKIRPTPATRCPDDSYVCVSPSLCNNGLLNFDAQNAISTRQPAGECYAPEVCCKQQSLLSESTVLTNEGYVVKVPENQYLPPEGQNTVTNIQTAPPPRPPTTPRPPPPPTTRYVPPPTTTRYVPPPTTTRYVPPPTTTRYVPPPPTTRAPFHGDEYIPPREEVPAPSNDDPNKIRPPQDEIPNPANDTPVVLRPTTQRPFQPPPQQGPPAPPPLPPVGCSAAMVCTEEEYCSSTAVISKTPVVLTEEQKLFRVPVTACRDLGRGFTGVCCRDPDYVDPWPVGQLGQYNPEILNAAFDDGSYRANGNGNGNGNGNGRRPGEPIQASPSQVTSTQAFAPNHFVSQTAVTRPKSQYDRGVTASASFQSTAAQRVSVPGQSGLQFTNSGSTRFRPFQRSETKTQQQCAPRNYNTQPRGAGPLGTGFGEFPWQAMVLLQTNKSLLCGGAIISDNTVVTAANCVYGLNPRTIQIKGGEWRLGVDAEPKTFQIVNVKDIVYHPAYNPTNLNYDVAMLILEAPLRFDTHIGAICLDENDVVPSASYENCVTTGWGKEVLRIHISNALMQQTPISLLSEAESQSQLQANGFTPESHIAGRPTGDACEVDVGSALACADTSGTYYLKGVYSSENGCNRPDQIVSFSNIDVQWLKQALKNPSQFLTPGPTYQTAANSPQVTRVQLQSTQGPAYNNKYLPPF